A region of Corallincola holothuriorum DNA encodes the following proteins:
- a CDS encoding YgiQ family radical SAM protein → MQHAEQPLFSYPKYWAECYGTAPFLPMSKKEMDALGWDSCDIIIVTGDAYVDHPSFGMAVIGRMLESQGFRVGIIAQPDWTSKDAFQALGKPNLFFGVTAGNMDSMINRYTADRKLRHDDAYTPNNEGGKRPDRAVTVYTQRCKEAYKGIPVVIGGIEASLRRIAHYDYWSDKVRKSVLFDSKADLLVYGNAERPLADIAHRFAEGKSISDMQDIRGTAVLRNQPLEGWSGLDSTHLDGLRKIDPLPNPYQVEDVSTCSEKSAAEEAAAPETAQAITVMPFNAKADKRKPWEYTYIKLPAYERVAEDKYLYAHASRVMHQETNPGCARALFQQAGNRWVWVNPPAYPLSTDEMDRVFGMAYQRIPHPSYGKAKIPAYDMIKTSVNIMRGCFGGCSFCSITEHEGRIIQSRSEDSIVQEIEEIRDKVPGFTGVISDLGGPTANMYRLNCKSPKAEQTCRRFSCVYPDICHHMDTDHTPTINLYRRARDIKGIKKILIASGVRYDLAVEDPRYVKELAKYHVGGYLKIAPEHTEQGPLKQMMKPGMDTYYKFKELFDKYSKEAGKEQYLIPYFISAHPGTTDKDMVNLALWLKQNRFKLDQVQNFYPSPLANATTMYHTEVDPLHKVNHKVGKIPVAKKGRQRKFHRALLRYHAPENADLIREGLKNMGLSQLIGNGPNHLVAPATHTSRGGKASVDGGQKAQSGRNRPAPSQRGLTRFSSDQPLGARSHDEQPKRGTGKKKASGKQAQKGRHNGGNEANRPNGKGGQAKAGQTKAGQSKSGARPTPRNKVGQKGKSAPRPR, encoded by the coding sequence ATGCAGCACGCTGAACAACCACTTTTCTCCTATCCCAAGTACTGGGCCGAATGCTATGGCACGGCTCCGTTTCTTCCTATGTCCAAGAAAGAGATGGACGCCCTCGGTTGGGATAGCTGCGATATTATCATTGTCACTGGCGATGCTTATGTCGACCATCCTAGCTTCGGCATGGCAGTGATTGGCCGAATGCTGGAGTCTCAAGGCTTTCGAGTGGGGATTATCGCCCAGCCAGACTGGACCAGCAAAGACGCATTCCAGGCGCTGGGGAAACCGAATCTATTCTTCGGTGTCACCGCGGGTAACATGGACTCGATGATCAACCGCTATACCGCCGATCGTAAACTCCGCCATGACGACGCTTACACGCCCAATAACGAAGGCGGTAAACGTCCGGATCGTGCCGTCACGGTTTACACCCAACGCTGTAAAGAAGCTTATAAAGGCATACCGGTTGTCATCGGCGGCATTGAAGCCAGCCTGCGCCGCATCGCCCATTACGACTATTGGTCAGACAAAGTCCGCAAATCCGTGCTGTTTGATTCCAAAGCAGACTTACTGGTATACGGCAATGCAGAACGCCCCCTGGCAGACATTGCACACCGCTTTGCCGAAGGGAAAAGCATCAGTGATATGCAGGACATTCGTGGCACCGCGGTGCTGCGTAATCAACCGCTCGAAGGCTGGTCAGGCTTAGACTCCACCCATCTCGATGGCCTGCGAAAAATAGATCCACTGCCGAATCCTTATCAGGTGGAGGATGTCAGCACCTGCAGCGAAAAGTCTGCTGCCGAAGAAGCGGCGGCACCGGAGACGGCACAGGCGATCACTGTGATGCCGTTTAATGCCAAAGCAGATAAACGTAAACCGTGGGAATACACCTATATCAAACTGCCTGCCTATGAGCGGGTGGCGGAAGATAAGTACCTTTATGCCCACGCCTCTCGGGTAATGCATCAGGAAACCAACCCCGGCTGTGCTCGCGCACTGTTTCAACAAGCTGGCAATCGCTGGGTGTGGGTTAACCCACCAGCTTATCCGCTGTCCACCGACGAGATGGACCGGGTGTTTGGCATGGCTTATCAACGCATCCCCCACCCCAGTTATGGCAAAGCGAAGATCCCCGCTTACGACATGATTAAGACCTCAGTCAACATCATGCGCGGCTGTTTTGGTGGCTGTTCATTCTGCTCCATCACCGAGCATGAAGGGCGCATCATTCAAAGCCGATCTGAAGATTCGATTGTTCAGGAGATCGAAGAGATCCGCGACAAGGTCCCCGGATTTACCGGCGTGATCTCCGATCTTGGTGGCCCTACCGCCAACATGTATCGGCTTAACTGTAAAAGCCCAAAAGCAGAACAGACCTGTCGCCGCTTCTCCTGTGTTTATCCGGATATCTGTCACCACATGGATACCGACCACACACCGACCATCAACTTGTATCGTCGTGCCCGCGATATCAAAGGGATCAAGAAGATCCTGATCGCTTCCGGTGTCCGCTATGATCTGGCTGTAGAAGATCCACGCTATGTGAAAGAGTTAGCCAAGTATCATGTCGGTGGCTACCTGAAGATCGCCCCAGAACATACCGAGCAGGGCCCGCTGAAACAGATGATGAAGCCGGGCATGGACACCTACTACAAGTTTAAAGAGCTGTTCGACAAGTACTCGAAAGAAGCAGGCAAAGAGCAGTATCTGATCCCTTACTTTATCTCCGCGCATCCCGGCACCACCGACAAAGATATGGTGAACCTGGCGCTGTGGCTAAAACAGAACCGCTTTAAGCTGGATCAGGTGCAAAACTTCTATCCATCGCCTTTAGCCAATGCCACCACCATGTATCACACCGAAGTGGATCCGCTGCATAAAGTGAATCACAAGGTAGGCAAGATCCCCGTAGCCAAGAAAGGCAGACAGCGTAAGTTCCACCGTGCCCTGCTGCGTTATCATGCACCGGAAAATGCCGATCTGATCCGTGAAGGGTTGAAGAACATGGGATTAAGCCAGTTGATTGGTAACGGCCCCAACCACCTTGTCGCGCCCGCCACGCACACTAGCCGTGGTGGTAAAGCGTCCGTAGACGGCGGACAAAAAGCCCAAAGTGGCAGAAATCGCCCTGCACCATCACAACGCGGCTTAACCCGTTTTAGTAGCGACCAGCCACTAGGTGCACGCAGCCATGATGAACAGCCCAAACGCGGCACCGGTAAGAAAAAGGCATCTGGTAAGCAGGCACAAAAAGGTCGTCACAACGGCGGCAATGAAGCAAACCGCCCCAATGGCAAAGGCGGCCAAGCTAAAGCAGGTCAAACTAAAGCAGGTCAGAGCAAAAGCGGTGCGCGCCCTACTCCACGGAACAAAGTGGGCCAAAAAGGAAAGAGCGCCCCGCGTCCGCGCTAG
- a CDS encoding GFA family protein codes for MTDKTQLQGGCLCGAIRYQTSAMPFAADHCHCRQCQKHTGAVVASWMDFKTEQVSWTKGTVNEYPSSEYVRRGFCPDCGSTLTYRDTRHPDYTTMTIATLDKPSQVQPTYHIHTDSQVSWLVIDDDCKRFPQGCTEESNS; via the coding sequence ATGACAGATAAAACCCAACTCCAAGGCGGCTGCCTATGTGGCGCTATCCGTTATCAGACAAGCGCGATGCCATTCGCCGCAGATCACTGCCACTGCCGCCAATGCCAAAAACATACTGGTGCTGTAGTCGCCAGTTGGATGGATTTTAAGACCGAGCAGGTCAGCTGGACGAAGGGAACGGTCAACGAATACCCATCATCAGAATATGTTCGTCGTGGTTTTTGCCCTGACTGTGGGTCGACACTCACCTATCGCGACACCCGCCATCCCGATTACACCACCATGACCATCGCCACGTTAGATAAGCCCAGTCAGGTGCAACCCACCTACCATATTCACACGGATAGCCAGGTCTCCTGGTTAGTGATCGATGACGACTGCAAAAGATTTCCACAGGGCTGTACAGAAGAGAGCAACAGCTGA
- a CDS encoding MaoC family dehydratase, whose amino-acid sequence MKVVDFIKKKSEILAQAQHQFQLKEWISPTIRDYWTEFLNKANNTQLASWVREHPLRPLANDNAEAQPKAIVLHPEAQTLLIELSNHIGQEIHVGEWLEIDQQRIDQFAEVTMDFQWIHTDPERAAAESPFKTTIAHGFLTLSLLPVLTESVNPDEPMYPTAKMAVNYGLNQVRYPYPVKVGNKLRARTRLAKIEPIKRGLELTKEITIEIEGCRRPACVAESIVRLYF is encoded by the coding sequence ATGAAAGTCGTCGACTTCATAAAAAAGAAAAGCGAGATCCTGGCGCAAGCACAGCACCAGTTTCAATTAAAGGAATGGATCTCGCCCACAATCCGTGACTATTGGACTGAGTTTTTAAATAAAGCGAACAATACCCAACTGGCCTCCTGGGTACGAGAACACCCACTCCGTCCACTCGCTAACGACAACGCAGAAGCTCAGCCGAAAGCGATTGTTTTACACCCTGAAGCACAAACACTGTTAATCGAGTTATCCAACCATATTGGCCAGGAGATCCATGTGGGCGAGTGGCTGGAAATCGATCAACAACGGATCGATCAGTTCGCCGAAGTCACTATGGACTTTCAATGGATCCACACAGATCCTGAACGTGCTGCGGCAGAATCACCTTTTAAGACCACCATCGCCCATGGCTTTTTAACGCTTTCTTTATTGCCAGTATTAACAGAAAGCGTGAATCCGGATGAGCCAATGTACCCAACCGCTAAGATGGCGGTAAATTATGGCCTTAATCAGGTTCGCTATCCCTATCCGGTGAAGGTAGGCAACAAGCTGCGCGCACGTACCCGCTTAGCCAAAATCGAACCGATCAAGCGCGGACTAGAACTAACTAAAGAGATCACCATCGAGATCGAAGGCTGTCGCCGCCCTGCATGTGTGGCTGAATCTATCGTTCGACTCTATTTCTAA